From a single Armatimonadota bacterium genomic region:
- a CDS encoding SBBP repeat-containing protein — MLGLRARRREAGSRLWERRFNGPGNARDEARALAVDSGGNVYVTGWSNGSGLIREYATLKYDTNGNQLWEMRYSGPGNNHDRALALVVDSAGNVYVTGESVGSGTDRDYATIKCSQAVTVPPDSFFLFRGMLTGGGLNDPFASDDSWMRVRPGITLNQSERQVQLVIEGTAPTETPSELRFRVEAHAEINNIGQWIELWNYDTNSYEQVDFMIATTVDSIVEVSITTNPERFIQAGTKNMKAKVSYKEAGIVLFFPWLISFDQSVWVITP, encoded by the coding sequence GTGCTGGGTTTGCGGGCTAGGCGACGAGAGGCAGGCAGTCGGCTCTGGGAAAGGCGATTCAACGGCCCGGGCAACGCGCGCGATGAAGCCCGTGCGCTTGCTGTCGACAGCGGGGGCAACGTGTATGTGACCGGCTGGTCGAATGGCTCCGGCTTGATCAGGGAGTACGCGACGTTGAAGTACGACACGAATGGAAACCAGCTCTGGGAAATGCGCTACAGCGGCCCGGGCAACAATCATGATCGAGCTTTGGCGCTTGTAGTGGACAGCGCCGGAAACGTGTATGTGACAGGCGAATCGGTCGGCTCCGGCACGGACCGGGACTACGCAACGATCAAGTGCTCACAGGCGGTCACGGTGCCGCCGGACAGCTTCTTCCTGTTCCGCGGGATGCTGACCGGCGGCGGACTGAACGATCCGTTCGCGAGCGACGACAGCTGGATGCGGGTTAGGCCGGGGATCACGCTGAACCAGTCTGAGCGGCAGGTGCAGCTCGTCATAGAGGGCACCGCTCCGACCGAGACGCCTTCCGAGCTTCGGTTCAGGGTAGAGGCTCACGCCGAGATCAACAACATCGGGCAGTGGATCGAGCTGTGGAACTACGACACGAACTCTTACGAGCAGGTCGACTTCATGATCGCGACGACTGTGGACTCGATCGTCGAGGTCAGCATCACGACGAATCCGGAGCGCTTCATCCAGGCGGGCACGAAGAATATGAAGGCAAAGGTCAGCTACAAAGAAGCCGGTATTGTGCTCTTCTTCCCGTGGCTGATCAGCTTCGACCAGTCGGTCTGGGTAATCACACCGTAG
- a CDS encoding glycoside hydrolase N-terminal domain-containing protein, with protein MPSSILAQFLPPDRGFTSSQPAETWEHGLITGNGTIGANVFGRPLDETVIFTHERMFLPQGPPTVPPDNGARIGEIRALIAEGKYKEATGLAFEFSGQRSFMYPDPFVPVFDMNIRMDGSVADDYMRAVDFQTGETIVRWSDERGEFERRLFVSRTDGFAMMKISGPKGQVGCTVSLSPRKPDEKLGEQTVDNSNNRFLRNVADIEIEAKGSTLTWRNTFANAYPGSIQAIEGAVYAAVFGGRVVAKDGELIVSGADMVYLLIDIEPIYDTADSRVWEMALDLETTPMNYEALLDLHAEIHGELFNRMRLDLGGQEHGLTTEELLEKTSNDELNRTLIEKEFDAGRYNIICSTGELPPVLQGVWGGTYVPGWASDFTHNGNVPSAIASMLMGNTPELMLTYTQYIESIVPGMEVSAKNIFGARGVVLPSRSTTHGYNNALAPNFAGGFWVGGASWAAHFFFDYYLYTGDEKFLREHALPFMEKASLFFEDYLYEGADGNYVFSPTQSPENTPGNTDSQGSFNATSEVAMATELLRNTIAASRELSVNADKIPVWEAMLAKMPPYMIGDDGALKEWSTPLLDDQLNHRHSSHLYALFDGIPDEITDSPELQDAFKRVVEIKLDRHWKESSGYMSFGVVQLGLVAASLGESELAYRCLTHLVNRYWLNNLASMHNHKSLFNMDISGGMPAVIIKMLVSSGPGRIQLLPALPKEWKEGTIEGVLCRGQIEIDRLYWNSDRIELTITSKIDQVIDIQFGSANSHVASLRAGQETKLVLER; from the coding sequence ATGCCGAGTAGCATCCTTGCCCAATTTCTACCACCAGACCGTGGGTTTACCAGCTCACAACCCGCCGAGACGTGGGAGCATGGGCTGATCACTGGCAACGGTACGATTGGGGCAAACGTCTTCGGCCGGCCGCTCGATGAGACGGTGATCTTCACGCACGAGCGGATGTTCTTGCCGCAGGGCCCGCCGACCGTACCGCCGGACAACGGAGCACGGATTGGCGAGATCCGCGCGCTGATCGCCGAGGGCAAGTACAAAGAAGCGACGGGGCTCGCGTTCGAGTTCTCGGGGCAGCGGAGCTTTATGTACCCCGACCCGTTCGTTCCTGTGTTCGACATGAACATAAGGATGGACGGCTCGGTGGCGGACGACTACATGCGGGCGGTCGACTTTCAGACCGGCGAAACGATCGTGCGCTGGTCGGACGAGCGCGGCGAGTTCGAGCGGCGGTTGTTCGTCTCTCGTACTGACGGCTTTGCGATGATGAAGATTAGCGGGCCGAAGGGGCAAGTCGGCTGCACTGTTTCCTTAAGCCCTCGCAAACCCGACGAGAAGTTGGGTGAACAGACCGTCGACAATTCGAACAACCGGTTTCTGCGAAATGTCGCCGACATCGAGATTGAAGCTAAAGGGAGCACTCTAACGTGGCGCAACACCTTTGCGAATGCATACCCGGGGAGCATCCAAGCTATCGAGGGCGCCGTCTACGCAGCTGTGTTCGGCGGGAGAGTAGTTGCGAAAGATGGCGAGCTTATCGTTAGTGGCGCCGATATGGTCTATCTGCTGATCGACATCGAACCGATCTACGATACAGCTGACTCAAGGGTCTGGGAGATGGCTCTCGATCTCGAAACAACGCCGATGAACTACGAAGCACTGCTTGATCTGCATGCGGAGATCCATGGAGAGCTGTTCAATCGGATGCGGCTCGACCTAGGCGGGCAAGAGCACGGCCTCACGACAGAAGAACTGCTTGAGAAAACATCGAACGACGAGTTGAACCGCACCTTGATCGAGAAGGAGTTCGACGCGGGGCGGTACAACATTATCTGCAGCACGGGCGAACTGCCGCCGGTGCTGCAGGGCGTTTGGGGCGGGACCTATGTGCCCGGCTGGGCGAGCGACTTCACGCACAACGGCAACGTCCCGTCGGCGATCGCGAGCATGCTGATGGGCAACACGCCCGAGCTGATGTTGACCTACACGCAGTACATCGAATCGATCGTCCCAGGCATGGAGGTCAGCGCGAAGAACATCTTCGGCGCACGGGGAGTCGTGCTGCCGTCGCGCTCAACGACGCACGGTTACAACAACGCGCTCGCACCGAACTTCGCGGGTGGATTCTGGGTCGGCGGTGCGTCTTGGGCAGCGCACTTCTTCTTCGACTACTATCTGTATACAGGCGACGAAAAGTTCTTGCGGGAGCACGCGCTGCCTTTCATGGAGAAGGCCTCCCTGTTCTTCGAGGACTATCTGTACGAGGGGGCGGACGGCAACTACGTGTTTTCTCCGACCCAATCGCCGGAGAACACGCCGGGCAACACCGACTCTCAAGGATCATTCAACGCGACGAGCGAGGTCGCGATGGCAACGGAGCTGCTGCGAAACACGATCGCAGCATCCCGAGAGCTGAGCGTGAACGCGGACAAGATTCCTGTCTGGGAGGCGATGCTCGCCAAAATGCCGCCCTACATGATCGGTGACGATGGCGCGCTGAAGGAGTGGTCGACGCCGCTGCTCGACGACCAGCTCAACCACCGCCACTCGTCGCACCTCTATGCGCTCTTCGACGGCATACCCGATGAGATCACAGACAGCCCCGAACTGCAAGATGCGTTCAAAAGGGTGGTCGAGATCAAGCTTGACCGCCACTGGAAAGAGAGCTCGGGGTACATGTCGTTCGGCGTCGTGCAGCTCGGGCTGGTCGCCGCGAGCCTCGGCGAGAGCGAACTTGCCTACCGCTGCCTCACACACCTCGTCAACCGTTACTGGCTGAACAACCTCGCGTCGATGCACAACCACAAGTCGCTGTTCAACATGGACATCAGCGGCGGGATGCCAGCGGTGATCATCAAGATGCTGGTGTCCTCTGGGCCAGGCCGGATACAACTCCTGCCGGCGCTGCCGAAGGAGTGGAAGGAGGGCACGATCGAAGGCGTACTTTGTCGCGGCCAGATTGAGATCGATCGCCTTTATTGGAACTCGGACCGGATTGAGCTAACGATCACCTCGAAGATCGACCAGGTGATCGACATACAGTTCGGGTCCGCGAACTCGCACGTCGCTTCTCTCCGAGCCGGCCAGGAGACTAAGTTGGTTCTCGAACGCTAA
- a CDS encoding sulfite exporter TauE/SafE family protein: protein MDWLVVIPIIFAAATLGGVVGFGTGVIALSVLALMMGAAEAIPVLAIAMIFANGSRALFSWKEIDWKAFLAYGIPGAIASVFGAEMFLRIDERWLTAIVGVIVLLMVPTRRLVKRWNVKAKLVHLPFVALVKGFVSGVGGASGPIAAPFLISYGLVKGAYVATEGLGALLGHFARSGTYYFGGALSADMARLGLGLGLVMIGGTFVGKKILDRLEVRQFIVVVEVALVVAGLFLVGSAVWAG from the coding sequence GTGGACTGGCTCGTCGTGATCCCGATCATCTTCGCCGCCGCGACGCTGGGCGGCGTCGTCGGTTTCGGCACGGGGGTCATCGCGCTGTCGGTGCTGGCGCTGATGATGGGTGCGGCGGAGGCGATACCCGTGCTCGCGATCGCGATGATCTTCGCCAACGGTTCGCGCGCGCTCTTCTCGTGGAAGGAGATCGACTGGAAGGCGTTCTTGGCTTATGGGATACCGGGCGCGATAGCGTCCGTGTTCGGCGCGGAGATGTTCCTGCGGATCGACGAGCGGTGGCTGACCGCGATCGTCGGCGTGATCGTCCTGCTCATGGTGCCGACCCGGCGGCTGGTCAAGCGATGGAACGTGAAGGCAAAGCTCGTGCACCTGCCGTTCGTCGCTCTTGTCAAGGGTTTTGTGTCGGGCGTCGGCGGCGCGTCCGGGCCGATCGCCGCGCCGTTCCTGATCAGCTACGGTTTGGTCAAGGGGGCTTATGTGGCGACCGAAGGGCTCGGCGCGCTGCTTGGGCACTTCGCACGAAGCGGGACGTACTATTTCGGCGGAGCCCTCTCCGCCGACATGGCGCGGCTCGGTCTCGGGCTGGGTCTCGTGATGATCGGCGGCACGTTCGTCGGAAAGAAGATCCTCGACCGCCTCGAAGTGCGCCAATTCATCGTCGTGGTGGAGGTGGCGCTCGTGGTCGCGGGGCTGTTCTTGGTCGGCAGCGCTGTCTGGGCTGGCTAG
- a CDS encoding winged helix-turn-helix transcriptional regulator: protein MAAFLYESSVDSVRCDAYNDDPTRVRRVADKMANQEALTGLAAICAALGNPIRSAIYAAIRIEPLCVCELSALLGHTSPALMHHLRHLDRAGLISVRKEGKFAIYEPLCSTADGIFRAFDKDNCQTIGTRK from the coding sequence ATGGCAGCATTTCTTTACGAAAGCTCGGTGGACTCGGTCCGCTGCGACGCGTACAACGACGACCCTACGAGGGTGAGGCGCGTCGCGGACAAGATGGCGAACCAGGAGGCTCTGACGGGACTTGCCGCGATCTGTGCGGCGTTGGGCAATCCGATACGGTCGGCGATCTATGCGGCGATCCGCATCGAGCCGCTCTGCGTCTGCGAACTCAGTGCATTGCTCGGACATACTTCGCCAGCGCTGATGCACCACCTTCGGCATCTCGACCGCGCGGGTCTGATCTCCGTTCGCAAGGAGGGCAAGTTCGCGATCTACGAACCGCTCTGCAGCACGGCTGACGGCATCTTTCGAGCATTCGACAAAGACAATTGCCAAACGATTGGAACAAGAAAATGA